A window of Acidobacteriota bacterium contains these coding sequences:
- a CDS encoding cation transporter, with product MSDRSASSWALLSIAAAVVTIALKVYAWKLTGSVGLLSDAAESGVNLLAALVAFWALRRASRPADSTYAFGQTKAEYFASGFEGLMILAASVAIAVTAVERLKSLQPIENVGLGLGISVLASAVNGVVAFILLREGKRLRSITLRADAQHLLTDVWTSAGVLVGVLLVKLTGWLILDPIVALLVAANIVYTAVRLLQETGYGLLDKAIGEDEQAALTAALAPFHERGIVLHDIRTRRAGPRHFIQMHVLVPGSWTVKQGHDVCEEIERGVAGALPGSTVTTHLEPLEDPSSWDDRGLDRHL from the coding sequence ATGAGCGACCGCTCCGCGTCGAGCTGGGCCCTCCTGTCGATCGCCGCCGCCGTCGTGACGATCGCCTTGAAGGTCTACGCCTGGAAGCTCACGGGCTCCGTCGGCCTCCTCTCGGACGCGGCCGAGTCGGGCGTGAACCTTCTCGCGGCGCTCGTCGCGTTCTGGGCTCTGCGCCGCGCGAGCCGCCCTGCCGACTCCACCTACGCGTTCGGGCAGACGAAGGCCGAGTACTTCGCGAGCGGCTTCGAGGGCCTCATGATCCTCGCCGCGTCCGTCGCGATCGCGGTGACGGCCGTCGAGCGGCTCAAGAGCCTCCAGCCGATCGAGAACGTGGGCCTCGGCCTCGGGATCTCGGTCCTCGCCTCCGCCGTGAACGGCGTCGTCGCGTTCATCCTCCTGCGCGAGGGCAAACGGCTCCGCTCGATCACGCTGCGGGCCGACGCGCAGCACCTCCTCACGGACGTCTGGACGTCCGCAGGCGTCCTCGTCGGTGTCCTCCTCGTGAAGCTCACGGGCTGGCTGATCCTCGACCCCATCGTCGCGCTGCTCGTCGCCGCGAACATCGTCTATACCGCGGTGCGGCTCCTGCAGGAGACCGGGTACGGCCTCCTCGACAAGGCCATCGGCGAGGACGAGCAGGCGGCGCTCACGGCGGCGCTCGCACCGTTCCACGAGCGCGGGATCGTCCTGCACGACATCCGGACCCGCCGCGCGGGGCCGCGCCACTTCATCCAGATGCACGTCCTCGTCCCGGGCTCGTGGACCGTCAAGCAGGGGCACGACGTCTGCGAGGAGATCGAACGCGGCGTCGCCGGCGCCCTCCCCGGCAGCACGGTCACGACCCACCTCGAACCGCTCGAAGACCCGTCGTCGTGGGACGACCGGGGCCTCGACCGCCACCTCTGA